A single Demequina muriae DNA region contains:
- a CDS encoding DnaB-like helicase C-terminal domain-containing protein, giving the protein DMGLDRKAETRHEYGRIAQAGKTLAKEFNCPVVFLAQLNRAAATRAEKRPTMTDLRESGEIEQKADVILFLHRQDYYTPGDMPGVVEVIPAKGRNIRTGETIHLRNRFDQMRLEDWEGALPEPVVTGPQKSRGFGAPV; this is encoded by the coding sequence GACATGGGGTTGGACCGTAAGGCCGAGACGCGCCACGAGTACGGACGCATCGCCCAGGCAGGAAAGACGCTCGCCAAGGAATTCAACTGCCCGGTCGTGTTCCTGGCCCAGCTCAACCGCGCCGCCGCGACCCGTGCCGAGAAGCGCCCGACGATGACCGATCTTCGCGAGTCCGGCGAAATCGAGCAGAAAGCGGACGTGATTCTGTTCCTGCATCGCCAGGACTACTACACGCCCGGCGACATGCCCGGCGTAGTTGAGGTCATCCCGGCCAAGGGACGAAACATCCGCACGGGCGAAACGATCCATCTGCGCAACCGCTTCGACCAGATGCGGCTAGAGGATTGGGAGGGCGCACTTCCTGAGCCGGTGGTTACAGGGCCTCAAAAGTCACGCGGTTTCGGTGCGCCCGTATGA